The Odontesthes bonariensis isolate fOdoBon6 chromosome 19, fOdoBon6.hap1, whole genome shotgun sequence genome includes the window actcgttattatcgcgttaactcgttaattatttaatgtcgataaatattttatcgcgcattaacgcaggttttattttattcatttatttattttttaaattttggggggcttttgtgcctttaatggataggaaagttcagagagacaggaagcagggggcagagagagggggaactaCACGCAGcacagcgaggactatagcctcttgtacatggggcgcctgctcaacccactaagccacggaccacccctgttttattatttattttattattgtaaaagtctgttgctcacaggcttttattctgtaaaagtctgttgctgtctgctgcggaacaggaaaagaaagtaatcggcggatccaccaaacatggagaagggtacggaacttttactcggccattttcatttcaaagttcttccagacggcggagtcgacagaaccaaagtcatctgtaaacactgccaagttgaattgtcttctcagcgtagtagttccagtctaaaatatcacttaaaggcaaaacacacaactgatagcagcaagtcattcaaggaaacagacagtggagcgaggcttctacataaaaactacagaaagatgctgatgttaaaagtgtgtttgcacaacaaatgttatggcactttcattcatatggcagcacatttaaaataaaactaaatgctaaaagctatacactacttttggattcatttttggattctgcgtacaaatgtgattaatcgtgattaatcaggaaaatcatgtgattaattgttgcccagcgcTACTTAAAACTGAAATAATCCTGAATGTCACTTAAAGATCTTGTGTGCTGTTGGGTTTCTCCTTGTTCATTAGCAGCGCCTCAACTGTGAAGCCAAACTCGGTAACGTTGGGCTCTATAGGTGAGAAACACAAATACAATGAGCTTCCTCATCTGGGATAGGAAAAACTTAAATCAATAACCACATAAAAATGACTAATAATGAGTCAGTACAACAGTTAATTCAACAGCTGGCCTCTTCAATCCGACTGTGACAGGCTTGGAAACCTTTGGAAAATCTGTCGACCTGTTGTCGTGTTATTCATTCACAACCAGCACATGGAGTTTCACTCAGCTGTGCACTGCTTGTTGTATGCATGGTCTGATTTACAGTAAAGTTCACTTTGACTTTGAATGCGTATTGAAAGCACTTGTGCAAACTAAAGGTGCAACACAGAGTGTCTTCAATGCTTTTTCAATTGTTCGGCCTGCTCCTATTATTCCTGTAGTGTTGTCTGGCTTAAGGGTGGAGAAAGGTGGTGAGTAGGCAGCCTCAGCGGTCCTTTGAggtgagcattttgttaaaagTTGGTAATAATGTGGAGAAGTCAACTCTTAAGCACCCAGAGCCAGAAATCCAACAGCCTTTGTACAAAATGCTAAACTAAATACCACCTGGTTTCACCCTATGAGAGGGCTTGAAAACTattatttttcaatcgttccgttccgaacagttcaggcatgtttaacgttttcgttcttgcgttccgccaccaatatatcgttcctgaaccggttcggaacgtaaaatatcgttcgttctcatcgttccggcagtgtttggcgggcctatcaagtctacgtgtgtggactttaccttagaatagacgtactcattagtatttgccctcgatttacaccgtagctctatgttcaaaaataataaatcaccggcagcatccaaaaacattcagatgggctaaagctgcgtcgacgtcacttccttgatctgggagcttcaatgtaagatgagggttgatctactactgtagacaacaaagtaaatgctatattctacatgttttttttatgaatttttatgttgtagagatgtgaagttattttatcaatggagaaattgagcagccttgctttgttgtctacagtagtagatcaaccctcatcttactttgaagctcccagatcaaggaagtaacgtcgacgcagctttagcagcagagaagctatcaggcttgtgttgataataataaactcctggactatgtataaacttcaaaatgcattggtttgtgagtacagaccatatttgtactactgtagaagtttggtgtcatggcatgtgattttagtgtggtaattttggagatactgccagggtccgttagcgcttgtactaagctattcgggataactcagtaactcagctgatgttcagtcaatatcgaaaaaactgcgggtgggctacttggctggttcaaatgacccttgggtgaatctactccgaaccatcactttaactagtgaataactagtggataactagtggataactagactaagtagtggataaaggaagtgattcgtgacagttgcctgcattgagcctagtgggcagcgaagtgaacgcacaaccggaagtagtctttttttttttcccctgataaaggctacgcttttgtgaaattttataaaatatatagagaacaaaaaaaaaaaaacgttattaaccggttttgtggatttcagaataacgtttctgttccagaacagttgaagaccatttcgttttcgttttcgttttcgttttcgttttcgttttcgttttcgtttccgtttcCGTTCCTCGTAAAAATTCTGTTCGTTTTCGGTTTTCGTTTTCGTtccttgaaccggttcggagccCTGCCCTATGATGACATCAGCTCCCCCAAACACTAACCCTGTGTCGTGGGTCTGAACAAAGGAACAAACAACATAAACTTTGACGAAAGAAACAACGtttaaacatgctcaaaactcaATAAAGGAAACTTGGTAAACCCGTGAATGTAATCCCACTGAATAGCTTTGATGGTTACTGGAACGTCATGCCAACACAAACAAACCCGAGACAGTAAGTGGAGCGGTGTCGCAATAGCAATGGGAAACGACAGCTAAATAGCAAATTTAACATAAAGATTGAATGTAAGGGTGAAGAGATGAGTTCTCACCTGCTTTGTCCCAAACTCGTTGCATAATGTGTGAAGACAGCAACACAAATAAGCACAAATAACttgttttagtgttgaaaggaCTTACAATCAGGAGCTgctcgtgttttatttgacctATTCTTTTGTATAGCTAAGACTAGTTTAAATAAATTAGCCATTTTTAAGGCCTAAGCCTGACAAATCATGAGTgacaacaaggaaaaaaaaaaaaaaaaaaaaaggaaagtgtCGGGTTGGATGGGGCTCAAACTGAATTAAGGAATTAAATtccaggtgccaacctggatgggtcacATGCAGAAGAGTAATTTCGTGTTCTTCTTCATTCCAATAAAGTCTTAAATTAACTTAAAGATTATACCTTAACATGGTAAAAGTCAACACATTCTCACACCAGGATGATAAGAGTCGTATGCTGAGCAAATTTTAAAGGCatgactttcttttctttggcaAAAAGTCCACATTTAGAGGTTGGAGGGGATGAAGGAAGGTTCTAAACAGCTAAATACTAAGTTGGAGAGTCAAGACCAGGTCCCATTCTGACAACCCGTGCCTTCAAATATATTTACGTTATGATGTGATCATAATATTCTCTGTAAGTCTGTTTCTTTATTCTTTCGCTGGCTTTATAAATCTTACAAACTACTTGGTTGAGATTGGTTTTGAAACGAGGAGATTTAGGTTTGAAAAGCattgaaaatgtattaaaattGAACCtcaaaaaatatttcattttcagTTGCGTAACCATTGAGGCTGGGTCAGACTTTATTACCACTGATGTCACGATGATTAAAAGCTGTGACCTTCTCCTTGCCAGGTGATGGACCCCAGGGTTCGGACTTAGACGCGCACCATTCCTTCTCCAAGGCTCCCCGGCGGCTTCCCGAGGTCAGACTGGTTCTTCTGGGCGAGCGAGAAACTGGAAAGAGCTCTGCTGGGAACGCCAtccttggaaaaaaaatgggCCTCTTCCAATCGGGGACGGTAACCGAGGAGTGCGTCCGTCAACAGGCCGAGGTGGCCATGCGGCTCGTGACCCTGGTGGACACACCGGGCTGGGAGGGAGCAGGGACCGGGGCCACACCGGAGAGAGTGAAGAGGGAGATGGTCTGTAGTGTCACCCTGTGCCCCCCTGGGCCTCACGCCCTCCTGCTGACGCTGAGGGTGGACACTCTGGTGAGGGTCGGACACATCAGGGAGCATCTGGAGCTCCTGGGAGAGGGCGTCTGGAGATACACCATCTTGCTGTTCACCCACAGCGATCAGCTTCGAGAGGGGGTGGACATTGAGCAGCACATCCAGAGCGGAGGCAGGGAGCTGCAGTGGCTGCTGGAGAAGTGCAGGGGCAGGTACCACGTCATCAGCGGTGGAGATGGAAGAGGCGGAGGCGCCACCAAGGTcacggaactcctggagaaaGTGGAAAAGATGGCGACGATGAACCGGTGCGAAGCTTTCTCCAGTTTGGTTCAAGAGGTCAGGGACCTGAGCCGACAAAGGAACGAAAAGTTCAGCCAGCGCCTGAAGGAGATCGGAGATAAGATGCTCCGTCAGGAGGCGGAGCTGAAGAAAATGAGAGACCGGGAGATGAAGAGCATCAGGTGGTTCTTCGACAGGAAGAAGAAGGTGAAATCGCCGGGGAAGGCCGACATTcaaagggaggaagaggaggatgaggacAGGAGGGTCGGCGAAACGAAGAACGACATCGGCGAGCTGGAAGAGAGGATACGGTGGCTGacggaggagagagagaaagagattcAGGATCTGAGTCTGGAAAATCAGAGAATCCGTGTGGCGTTGAACCAAAATCAGCAAGAACGGCACGAGGCGACGCTGAACCTGGAGCTCAAAGAGAGAGAAATCGAGGAGCTGAAAGAGAGAACCGACGAGCAACAGCTGAAGCTTCTGGATCTCGAGCACGTTTGCGTGGAATCTGAACGCGAGAGGAGACAGAGGGAGGATGTGTTCAGGCTGCAGACACAAGAATGGAGGAAAAAACTGCTGATGTTGGAGGAAACTGTAGAGCTGCTGAAGAGGGAGAAAGCAGAGCGCATCCGAGAGCTCGAACGTCTAAAAGTGGAGCTGGAGCAGACGAAAATGCACAATGAGAGATCTCtcgagagaaaagaagaagaaaaaaacagggaGATGGAAGAGAGGGAGGAAAAACTGAAAAGAGAGATGGAAATCAGCCTGCTGGAAAGAGACGAACAGCGGGAGGAGCTTCTCCGTGATGCGAAACAACGGGAAAAGGACATGGAGAATAGATCTGAAGAGATCAAACAGCAGCatgaaaaagagatggagagaaaaGTGCAGGAGAAAGAAACCCAAATAAAAGAGCATCAAGAGGAGATGGTGAGAAAAATCTCACAACAAAAGCAAGAAAGCGATAAGTTGCTGAAAGAAAAAGCCAACGAGTTGGAAAGACTCAAAGAAAAGCACGAGGACGATAAAAAGAAGACGCAGAGGCAGATTACTGAGCTGAAGGAGCAGTTTGCAAAAGAAAGGAAGGAACACcttcaagagaagaagagagagatggcagagcTGGAGCACAGGTTTATTACGCAAATGGAAGCTAAAGAGCTGGAacaggaaaaagacaaagagacGATTCGACTGAATAACAAAAAAGAGGCTGAGAAACTAATtcaagacaaagaaaaagagacGGAGGCTTTAAAAGTGAAGCATGGGGTGGAGATGACAGCAAAACTAGATGAAATGGTGAAACTGATGGAGGCAAAGGAAGCTGAACACCAGGAGGAAGTTGATAAGATCGTCAAACGAGACAAAGAGGACGCTGAAAAGGTCAGGCGACAGTTCACCGAAGAAGTGAGAAACTtggagaaagaaagacaaagagagGCGGAAGAGCTGAAACAGCGGCTCGCCACCGAAAAGGACGAGCAACTGCAGGAAAAACTCCAACAGATAAGAGAGTTGGAGCAAAAGTACTCTGCCCTCAGGGAGGAGATAAGACTGGAAGAGGCGGACATGTCGGAGAGACTgcaacagagagacagagagacagaagagCTGAGGTGTCAGCTGAAGAATGAGAGAGACCACAGAGACAAAGATCGAGTGAGACACAAGGAGGAGATCAAagaaaaggtggaggaaaaggaCGGAGAGATGGAGGAGATGAGGCTGAGTGTCAAAGATATGAAGGAGAAAATGAAAcgaaaggaagaaaaagagaaagattatttaAATAAGATGAAAGCAATGGAGCAACAGCTGgaagagaaggaaaagaaaattaaGGAGATGAAGGAAGAGCTgaagagaaaggaggagaaagaaacTCTTTATCTGGATAATAAAACAGATGTGGAGCAACAGctggaagaaaaagagaaagaaatcaaggaaatgaaggaagagctgcagagaaaggaggaaaaggaaaaagattaTTTAAATAAGAAGAAAGCAATGGAGCAACAGctggaggaaaaagagaaagaaatcaaagaaaagaaggaagagctgcagagaaaggaggagaaagagaaagattatttaAATAAGAAGAAAGCAATGGAGCAACAGctggaagaaaaagagaaagaaattgaGGAGATGAAATCAAATATAAAGGAGATGAAGGAAGATCTGCagagaaaggaggagaaagaaaaagattatTTAAATAAGAAGAAAGCAATGGAGCAACAGctggaggaaaaagagaaagaaatcaaGGAAACGAAGGAAGAGCTGCagagaaaggaggagaaagaaacTCTTTATCTGGATAATAAAACAGATGTGGAGCAACAGCTGGAAGAGAAGGAAAAGACAATTAAGGAGATGAAGGAAGAGCTGCagagaaaggaggagaaagaaaaagattatTTAAATAAGATGAAAGCAATGGAGCAACAGctggaggaaaaagagaaagaaatcaaGGAAACGAAGGAAGAGCTGCagagaaaggaggagaaagaaacTTTTTATCAGGATTATAAAACAGATGTGGAGCAACAGctggaggaaaaagagaaagaaatcaaagaaaagaaggaagagctgcagagaaaggaggagaaagagaaagattatttaAATAAGAAGAAAGCAATGGAGCAACAGCTGgaagagaaggaaaagaaaatgaaggagATGAAGGAAGAGCTACagagaaaggaggagaaagaaacTCTTTATCTGGATTATAAAACAGATGTGGAGCAACAGCTGgaagagaaggaaaagaaaatgaaggagATGAAGGAAGAGCTGCagagaaaggaggagaaagaaacTCTTTATCTGGATTATAAAACAGATGTGGAGCAACAGctggaggaaaaagaaagggaaacagAAGCAGCGAATGAACGATTAAAAGAGCTCGAGCAACAACTGCGGcagacaaaagaggaaaaagaaaaggacaacTTAGACTGCAAGAAGAAGATGCAGCAAATTCTGGAGGAAAAGGGCAGAGAAGTGGAAAAGTTAAAGACGCACATCAGGGACGTGGATGAAATCCTgcagaggaaagaagaagagcGAGGGGAAATCATCCTGAACCAAAAGAAAGAGGCAGAGCAGCGACTCCGGGACgcagagagagagatggaggagatggagaaaAAAGTGAGGGAAAAGGAGGCCGAGGTCGAAAGTGTGAAACAGCAGGTCGAGTCCAGGGAGAAAAAATGGAGGGAAGAGctgaagaagaaagaggagagaggagcGAGCGAGATGAACAAGCTGATAGAAATCATTGACaagaaaagcaaagaaataACACGAGCGCAGAGTCTACTCGCACAGAGAGACGGCGAGATTCAGGAGGCGAAAAGGCTCCTAAAGGAAGTGGAGGAGCTGAGAGAAAGCAACGAAAACAGGAGCATCAGTTTGGCTGAGCTGCAGAAGGAAAGAGAGGCCGAAATGAtgggaaaactgcagcagagagacgGAGAACTCCAGCACCTGCAGCAAAGAGAGCGAGAACGCGAGAAGGAGGTCGTCCTGCTGAGACTCACCATCGAGCAAACGAAGTCGGAGCTGAAGGAGCTCGCAGGCAAAATGGAAAAGGAGACGACCAGCATGATCCGGGAGTACGAGACGGAGATCGCCAGAAAAAACCAGGAGATGGAGACGATCGTTGGGGAGAAGGACGAAAGCCGGCGGGAGATTTCAGTCCTCGCGGAGAAATACGAGGAAAGTCAAAAGAGAGTAAAAGACCTGCGGGAGCAAAACGACAAGATGAGGAAAGAGACGGAAAGAGTCAGGATGGAGCGGGAAGAAGAAGTGAGGGAACATCTGCAGAGCATGGAGGCCGCTGttagagagagaggagaggaggtgaGGGCGTTAAAGGAAGCCAATGATGAACTGAAAGTGAGGATGGAAAGGATGGAAGtgagagaaggagaaggagagaggAAGATAAACGAGCTGAGAATGAAGACTGATGAGGAGTCCCTGCAGAGGGAAGAAGAGCTGAGTAGAAAGGAAGAAGAGCTGAGCAAAAGAGGACACGACCTCCAGGGAAAGGAGGAGGAACTTGTTGAAAAGGAGGTAAAGTTGGGATTTAAGGAACGAGAGCTTCAAAAACTCCAAGCTGCTctggagacgagacaaaaagagaaagagaagcaGGAGCAGGACGTGGAGCTGCGAGCGCAGAACCTCCGGAAAATGGAGACGGAGCTGGAGGCCTTACTGAGAGCTCTGGAGGGCAAACAGGAGGAGCTGAGCTCCCACGGCCAGGACCTCCAGAGGAAGGTGAGAGGCCTGAAGGATCAGGGCCAGGAGCTGAAGGACAGGGAGTGCTGCCTAAAGGAGGAGGAGCGGGAGCTGCTCAGCTGGAAGTCTGAGCTGCAGATGCAGAACCAGCACGTCAGCTGCACCAcgcagcagctggaggagatGCGCCGAGGCATGGCCCTGCTGAAGGAGGAGCTCCAGGCCAAGGAGGGGAGTCTGAGGGAGTCTCTGAGGAGCATGAACACATGGGAGCAGAAGCTCAGAGAGCGAGAGGAGGAGCTCCAGGCCCAGGAGGGGAGTCTGAGGGAGTCTCTGAGGAGCATGAACACATGGGAGCAGAAGCTCAGAGAGCGAGAGGAGGAGCTCCAGGCCCAGGAGGGGAGTCTGAGGGAGCCTCTGAGGAGCATGAACACAGGGGAGCAGAAGCTCAGAGAGCGAGAGGAGGAGCTCCAGGCCCAGGAGGGGAGTCTGAGGGAGCCTCTGAGGAGCATGAACACAGGGGAGCAGAAGCACAGAGAGCGAGAGGAGGAGCTCCACAGGAGAGAGCGAAGAGATGAGAGGGTTTCCGTCCGTCTGCCGGCCGAAATCTCAGCAGATAACTCGCCTTTGATGTACCAGGAGGTCAGCGAGAGCAGGGGAAAGGGAAGAGGGGAAGAGCTAAGGGAGTCAGCTGCAGTGAGCGATAACTGCAGCGTCGAAACGCtgaaagaagcagaaacagaaacagagcagcCTGAAGGAAACGAGGGCCCCACGGGGAGAGAAATCAGAGCGCTGCTACGTCAGAGTCCTGGAAGATCAAACAGCGTCTCCCCCGGGCTGGATCTGAGGGTGATTGTCCTGGGAGAGACGTGGTCCTCCCGCTCCCCAGCCGGAGTCACCATCCTGGGTGGAGAAGCGTCCGAGGTCGGCGGCTCCAGCTTCAGGCCCTGGAGGGGTCAGATAGCCGGGAGGCGCCTCGCCGTGGCCGAGCCGCTCGGCCTGAGGTGGCGAGACGGAGCCGGTCCGGCTGAGCCGTCGCAGAGGCGGAGCATCGAGGACAGCGCGTCCTGGTGCCGCCCGGGCGCCCACGTGGTGCTCCTGCTCATGCCCGCCTTCCTGACCTGCACGCAGAAGCGCAGGAGGGCCGTGGAGGAGCACGTGGGCCTGCTCGGGGAAGAGATCTGGAGGCGCACGCTGGTGCTTCTCACGTGGGGGGAAACTTTAGGAGAGAGCGCCGAGCAGCACATCCTGAGGAACGGGGAGCTGATGGCGCTCATCCAGAGGTGTGGGGGCAGGTACCACGTGCTGACCAGCAAAAGAAACAACGCCGTGACCGAAGGCTTGTTTGAGAAGATGGAGGACATAGCTGCTGTGAACAGCAGGATGTCGGTGTAGAGACTGAATGCAACGTGTAAAAACTGTGCATTTCCTTTGTTTATGTGAATATATTTGAGTAAATGAGGCAGATGTCTCCATGTCTACAACACATATCAGAGTTTatcttgtttttcctcttctttgggCGTCATGTGTAAAACAGGAAGGGCACTGAGTAGTAAACCGGTGCAAAATACACAAACTTTAAAGTATTTAAAGTACTTATAAGTACTAATAAAAAAAGTGTAATAGCTACAGATACTTGAGAATCATgctttgagcttttttttcattaaaaatcttttaatcttttcaaTATTGGaatttattaaaagaaaatagattttaagttaaagttatttatttaaaatgttgttgaatatatttttgtacatttaaaaaCTGTGTTTTCATAATTATCATCGTAACAGTGCACCaaaagcttattttttaaatatatcctAAAGGTTTTGCATATTCAAATTGGATTTTAACGTAATTTTAAGTGCATTTTTTACACTTTAGCACGTAAACTAATAACAAAGTAAAGTGTTAAGTTGCATTTAatactcatttttttttaatagaaatgTGCAAAAGTGATTGAGCGTGCTCAATTCTTTGGGCGTCATGTGTAAAACAGGAAGGGCACTGAGTATCATCCAGGGCATTAACCTGCTTTTTAAACCGGTGCAAAACACGAATAAGTATTTAAAGTACTAATAAATAAAAGTGTAATATCTACAGATACTTGAGAATCATGCTCATGTCACactttgagcttttttttttcattaatacTCTTTTAATCTTTGCAATATTACAACTTATTTGGaatttattaaaagaaaatagatTTTAAGTGAAAATTATTTATTCAACCCtatgataggggacatttttgtccacttgggctGTACTTTCTCCtgtaatttcacactgtagatagtgatactcatcatatttggtccagttgtgcattttttactattttcttttatttcaaagacacatcatatacaatgcaatctttcattgtgtagaaaaaaaactccttaatttctgaaaagggacatgtttgtccccttttaaaacgtgtgcgtgtgtgtgcgcgtgtgtttgcgtgtgtgtgcgtgcgtgcgtgtgtgtgtttgcgtgtgtgtgcgtgcgtgcgtgtgcgtgtgtgtgtgtttgtgtgtgtgtttgcgtgtgtgtgcgtgcgtgcgtgcatgtgtgtgtgcgcgtgtgtgtgtttgtgtgtgtgtttgtgtgtgtttgcgtgtgtgtgcgtgcgtgcgtgcatgtgtgtgtgcgcgtgtgtgtgtttgtgtgtgtgtttgtgtgtgtttgcgtgtgtgtgtgcgtgtttgtgtgcgtgcgtgtgtgtgtgtgtgcgtgcgcgtgcgtgtgtgcgtgtttgtgtgcgtgcgtgtgtgtgtgtgtgcgtgcgtgtgtgtgtgcgtgcgtgtgtgtgtgtttgtgtgtgtttgcgtgtgtgtgtgtgtgtttgcgtgtgtgtgcgtgcgtgtgtgtgtgtgtgcgtgcgtgtgtgtgtgtttgtgtgtgtttgcgtgtttgcgtgcgtgtgtgtgtgtttgtgtgtgtttgcgtgtttgcgtgtgtgtgtgtgtgtttgcgtgtgtgtgcgtgcgtgtgtgtttgtgtgtgtgtgcgtgcgtatgtgtttgcgtgtgtgtgtgtttgcgtgtgtgtgcgtacgtgtgtatgtgtttgtgtgtgtgtgtgtgcgtgcacgtgtgtgtgtgtgtgtttgcgtgtgtgtgcgtgcgtatgtatgtgtttgtgtgtgtgtgcgtgcgcgtgtgtgtgtttgcgtgtgtttgcgtgtgtgtgtgcgtgcgtgtgtgtgtgcgtgcgtgtgtgtttgcgtgcgtgccatagtctaatgctgtattcattataatggatgtctatgggagccgtttctgtaatctgccattgcagaaaaactaaaaagctgtaaaaactgatgttgttgctcatcaatgacatatcccagacctaataatcccccatagaatatttcactttgcattgcatatattgaaaatacagcagtttttgtgtgagtttttaaacagaaattggtgtttacctcatatacactggtatttaaagggttaattttttgaaaataattgaaaacttggtggttatgatcagaactgaagtgaaagaaaagattaatgaaaaaaaaagtggaaaaaaatattaacatatggtgttttggggatcattttagaaggggacaaaaatgtcccttttcagaaattaaggagttttttttttttttttaaatcaggcataacaaaaaaattaaaaatccctaaaaatcaatgtttttgctaatcattgacatatcccagaccagaATTATTCCTTCTCCCTACACACACACGACCCTTCTgtaacacatatacatacaagcTCCCATATAGGATTCAAGGATTTTATTTGTATTCCTACAGCAAAATTTTGTTGGCACTCAAGAAcaacagacaaaacaacaacaatgaagaaaataaagtattgtgaataaaaaataaaaataaagtgttgAGCAGTAAAAACAGTTAGAAATAAATTAGAAAAAGATATATACAGTTCTAAAAATGGTGGAATTATAAATATGGTGGAAGTAAACattgaataaaatagaatagaaaaatattttattcattattcatctaCATGATTTATTACTCATATTGACACAgtatatgtaatataatattgcACATATATAATGTACAAGCTcagtacagtttttttttttaaaggcccaGAAAAGTAAGAGTTATAATTCCAGGT containing:
- the LOC142369336 gene encoding uncharacterized protein LOC142369336 isoform X2 translates to MEATDENCSPATEADGDESLQAAMDSQRPPISPSIPPAVSELRLVLLGRKGTGKSAAGNTILGGAGGFESGKPTEECVKRRADVSGRKVTVVDTPGWEWYYPLNSTPNWVRRETLRSVSLCPPGPHAVLLVVRSCASVTDDYITEMEEHLEPLGKDVWEHTLVLFTRGDELGLGTMEQRILTSGSGLQSLLQKCGNRYHVVNNRSKGDGVQVKALMRKLEEMVEGKGNGNSHLGLDGAVLSGLEADGKRRARERRKKQRQMEAQMQRGTLRAALMSDGPQGSDLDAHHSFSKAPRRLPEVRLVLLGERETGKSSAGNAILGKKMGLFQSGTVTEECVRQQAEVAMRLVTLVDTPGWEGAGTGATPERVKREMVCSVTLCPPGPHALLLTLRVDTLVRVGHIREHLELLGEGVWRYTILLFTHSDQLREGVDIEQHIQSGGRELQWLLEKCRGRYHVISGGDGRGGGATKVTELLEKVEKMATMNRCEAFSSLVQEVRDLSRQRNEKFSQRLKEIGDKMLRQEAELKKMRDREMKSIRWFFDRKKKVKSPGKADIQREEEEDEDRRVGETKNDIGELEERIRWLTEEREKEIQDLSLENQRIRVALNQNQQERHEATLNLELKEREIEELKERTDEQQLKLLDLEHVCVESERERRQREDVFRLQTQEWRKKLLMLEETVELLKREKAERIRELERLKVELEQTKMHNERSLERKEEEKNREMEEREEKLKREMEISLLERDEQREELLRDAKQREKDMENRSEEIKQQHEKEMERKVQEKETQIKEHQEEMVRKISQQKQESDKLLKEKANELERLKEKHEDDKKKTQRQITELKEQFAKERKEHLQEKKREMAELEHRFITQMEAKELEQEKDKETIRLNNKKEAEKLIQDKEKETEALKVKHGVEMTAKLDEMVKLMEAKEAEHQEEVDKIVKRDKEDAEKVRRQFTEEVRNLEKERQREAEELKQRLATEKDEQLQEKLQQIRELEQKYSALREEIRLEEADMSERLQQRDRETEELRCQLKNERDHRDKDRVRHKEEIKEKVEEKDGEMEEMRLSVKDMKEKMKRKEEKEKDYLNKMKAMEQQLEEKEKKIKEMKEELKRKEEKETLYLDNKTDVEQQLEEKEKEIKEMKEELQRKEEKEKDYLNKKKAMEQQLEEKEKEIKEKKEELQRKEEKEKDYLNKKKAMEQQLEEKEKEIEEMKSNIKEMKEDLQRKEEKEKDYLNKKKAMEQQLEEKEKEIKETKEELQRKEEKETLYLDNKTDVEQQLEEKEKTIKEMKEELQRKEEKEKDYLNKMKAMEQQLEEKEKEIKETKEELQRKEEKETFYQDYKTDVEQQLEEKEKEIKEKKEELQRKEEKEKDYLNKKKAMEQQLEEKEKKMKEMKEELQRKEEKETLYLDYKTDVEQQLEEKEKKMKEMKEELQRKEEKETLYLDYKTDVEQQLEEKERETEAANERLKELEQQLRQTKEEKEKDNLDCKKKMQQILEEKGREVEKLKTHIRDVDEILQRKEEERGEIILNQKKEAEQRLRDAEREMEEMEKKVREKEAEVESVKQQVESREKKWREELKKKEERGASEMNKLIEIIDKKSKEITRAQSLLAQRDGEIQEAKRLLKEVEELRESNENRSISLAELQKEREAEMMGKLQQRDGELQHLQQREREREKEVVLLRLTIEQTKSELKELAGKMEKETTSMIREYETEIARKNQEMETIVGEKDESRREISVLAEKYEESQKRVKDLREQNDKMRKETERVRMEREEEVREHLQSMEAAVRERGEEVRALKEANDELKVRMERMEVREGEGERKINELRMKTDEESLQREEELSRKEEELSKRGHDLQGKEEELVEKEVKLGFKERELQKLQAALETRQKEKEKQEQDVELRAQNLRKMETELEALLRALEGKQEELSSHGQDLQRKVRGLKDQGQELKDRECCLKEEERELLSWKSELQMQNQHVSCTTQQLEEMRRGMALLKEELQAKEGSLRESLRSMNTWEQKLREREEELQAQEGSLRESLRSMNTWEQKLREREEELQAQEGSLREPLRSMNTGEQKLREREEELQAQEGSLREPLRSMNTGEQKHREREEELHRRERRDERVSVRLPAEISADNSPLMYQEVSESRGKGRGEELRESAAVSDNCSVETLKEAETETEQPEGNEGPTGREIRALLRQSPGRSNSVSPGLDLRVIVLGETWSSRSPAGVTILGGEASEVGGSSFRPWRGQIAGRRLAVAEPLGLRWRDGAGPAEPSQRRSIEDSASWCRPGAHVVLLLMPAFLTCTQKRRRAVEEHVGLLGEEIWRRTLVLLTWGETLGESAEQHILRNGELMALIQRCGGRYHVLTSKRNNAVTEGLFEKMEDIAAVNSRMSV